A region from the Candidatus Zixiibacteriota bacterium genome encodes:
- a CDS encoding acetyl-CoA C-acetyltransferase, with translation MSRAVIVSAVRTPIGSFNGSLAPLSAPRLGSVAIAGAVKSAGLTAREVDQVIMGTVLAAGQGQAPARQAGLGAGLPPSVGCVTVNKVCGSGLQAVIFAAQAIQCGDAETVAAGGMESMSNAPYLLEKARSGYRMGHGALIDSMIKDGLWDVYNDFHMGEAAERCAEEFNISRAEQDEFAIASYTRAQSAQEQGGFAREIVPVRVAEKGGNERVVGLDEELQKFDPKKLIALKPAFRENGTVTAGNASSVSDGAAALIVMAEHKAAGLGLDPLARIVAWSGFSRQPEWFTIAPADAIMKLLERCGLTADDIDLFEINEAFSAASIAVNRKLGLDPAKVNVKGGAVALGHPIGASGARILTTLVHSLVQYKKRRGIAALCIGGGEALALLVERG, from the coding sequence ATGAGCCGGGCCGTAATCGTCAGCGCGGTGCGAACGCCGATCGGGAGCTTCAACGGATCGCTCGCCCCGCTCTCGGCGCCGCGTCTGGGGAGCGTCGCCATCGCGGGGGCGGTGAAGAGCGCCGGCCTGACGGCGCGCGAGGTCGATCAGGTGATCATGGGCACCGTGCTCGCCGCCGGTCAGGGGCAGGCCCCCGCCCGTCAGGCGGGCCTCGGCGCGGGGCTTCCTCCATCGGTGGGCTGCGTCACCGTGAACAAGGTTTGCGGCTCGGGGCTGCAGGCCGTGATTTTTGCGGCGCAGGCGATCCAGTGCGGTGACGCCGAGACGGTGGCGGCGGGTGGCATGGAAAGCATGAGCAATGCCCCCTATCTCCTGGAAAAGGCCCGCAGCGGCTACCGCATGGGCCACGGTGCCCTGATCGACAGCATGATCAAGGACGGGCTGTGGGACGTTTACAACGACTTCCACATGGGCGAGGCCGCCGAGCGCTGCGCTGAGGAGTTCAACATTTCGCGAGCGGAGCAAGACGAGTTCGCGATCGCGAGCTACACGCGCGCGCAATCGGCTCAGGAACAAGGCGGCTTTGCGCGGGAGATCGTCCCGGTCCGGGTGGCCGAGAAGGGCGGGAACGAGCGGGTTGTCGGCCTCGACGAGGAGCTTCAGAAATTCGATCCGAAAAAGCTGATCGCGCTGAAGCCCGCGTTCCGGGAGAACGGGACCGTGACGGCGGGAAACGCCTCGTCGGTAAGCGACGGAGCGGCGGCGCTGATCGTCATGGCGGAGCACAAGGCAGCGGGACTGGGGCTGGATCCGCTCGCCCGGATCGTGGCGTGGAGCGGTTTTTCCCGGCAGCCCGAGTGGTTCACGATCGCGCCCGCGGACGCGATCATGAAGCTTCTCGAGCGATGCGGGTTGACCGCGGACGACATCGATCTCTTCGAGATCAACGAAGCGTTCTCGGCCGCCTCGATCGCGGTCAACCGCAAGCTCGGTCTCGATCCGGCAAAGGTCAACGTCAAAGGAGGGGCGGTGGCGCTGGGGCATCCCATCGGCGCGAGCGGGGCGAGGATCCTCACCACCCTTGTCCATTCGCTCGTGCAGTACAAGAAGCGCCGCGGAATCGCCGCGCTTTGCATCGGCGGCGGAGAAGCGCTGGCTTTGCTGGTCGAAAGAGGTTAG
- the mnmA gene encoding tRNA 2-thiouridine(34) synthase MnmA: MATVFVALSGGVDSSVAAAVLKDDGFDVVGGHITCWDGCEQGEERRDARRVAFHLGIPFLTFDLRREYRARVFDSMVREYAAGRTPNPDVMCNREIKFGAFLERALRLGADYIATGHYARLERGGGIGLFEGADKQKDQSYFLWSLAKPQLERSLFPLSRCTKSEVRRMARQWRLPTAEKKDSQGLCFVGKVSFGDFLRELLPRRPGPIVTADGTRIGEHDGLAFYTIGQRHGLGIGGGAPYYVAAKQPETDTLVVGVGPGDPVLYRKEIVVSQLNWISGSREGRYEVRIRYRQPKVAAVVEAGPWGVRVVFDEPQRGVAPGQSAVFYDGEQVLGGGIIEY; this comes from the coding sequence ATGGCGACGGTCTTCGTTGCATTGTCGGGCGGAGTGGACTCGTCGGTTGCTGCGGCCGTTCTCAAGGACGACGGCTTCGACGTCGTCGGCGGCCATATCACGTGCTGGGACGGGTGCGAGCAGGGCGAGGAGCGGCGCGATGCCCGGCGCGTTGCGTTTCACCTCGGCATTCCTTTCTTGACGTTCGACCTCAGAAGGGAATACAGGGCGCGAGTCTTCGACTCCATGGTTCGAGAGTACGCCGCGGGCCGGACGCCCAACCCCGATGTGATGTGCAACCGCGAAATCAAGTTCGGAGCGTTTCTCGAGCGCGCGCTGAGGCTCGGCGCGGATTACATCGCGACCGGCCACTACGCGCGGCTGGAGCGCGGCGGCGGGATCGGCCTGTTCGAGGGAGCGGACAAGCAGAAGGACCAGTCCTATTTCCTCTGGTCGCTCGCCAAACCGCAGCTCGAGCGCTCGCTGTTTCCCCTGTCGCGCTGCACCAAGTCGGAGGTGCGGCGGATGGCGCGACAGTGGCGCCTTCCGACGGCGGAGAAGAAGGATTCGCAGGGACTCTGCTTCGTCGGCAAGGTGAGCTTCGGCGACTTTCTTCGCGAGCTCCTGCCCCGGAGGCCCGGACCGATCGTCACCGCCGACGGCACGCGGATCGGCGAGCACGATGGTCTGGCGTTTTATACCATCGGCCAGCGGCACGGCCTCGGGATCGGCGGCGGAGCGCCCTACTACGTGGCCGCCAAGCAGCCGGAAACCGATACTCTGGTGGTTGGCGTCGGCCCCGGAGATCCCGTCCTCTACAGGAAGGAGATCGTGGTGAGCCAGCTCAACTGGATCTCGGGATCCAGGGAAGGGAGGTACGAGGTGCGAATTCGCTACCGTCAACCGAAAGTGGCCGCGGTCGTCGAGGCGGGTCCGTGGGGAGTGCGCGTCGTTTTCGACGAGCCCCAACGGGGAGTGGCCCCGGGGCAGTCCGCCGTCTTTTACGATGGCGAGCAGGTGTTGGGCGGCGGAATCATCGAGTATTGA